In Aestuariibaculum lutulentum, one DNA window encodes the following:
- a CDS encoding (Fe-S)-binding protein, translating into MSEVLKVPTMAECMAEGRQPEILFWVGSAGSYDDRAKKITRAFVKILNKANVDFAVLGTEESCTGDVAKRAGNEFLFQMQAVTNIEILNAYEVKRIVTACPHSYNTLKNEYPQLGGTYEVLHHTQFINELITLGRLKVERENTFKGKRITFHDPCYLGRANDVYEAPRALLQTLGVELVEMKRHRKTALCCGAGGAQMFKEPEKGDKDINVLRTEDALETNPNIIATGCPYCNTMMTDGVKVKEKEAEISVLDVAELIANAQGE; encoded by the coding sequence ATGAGCGAAGTACTTAAGGTGCCAACCATGGCAGAATGTATGGCGGAAGGTAGACAACCTGAAATTTTATTTTGGGTAGGTTCAGCTGGGAGTTATGACGATAGGGCTAAAAAAATAACCAGAGCATTCGTTAAAATTCTTAATAAAGCCAATGTTGATTTTGCAGTATTAGGAACCGAGGAAAGTTGTACAGGAGATGTGGCTAAGCGGGCCGGAAATGAGTTTTTATTCCAAATGCAGGCAGTGACCAACATCGAAATTTTAAATGCCTACGAAGTTAAGCGCATTGTAACAGCGTGTCCGCATTCATATAATACTTTAAAAAATGAATATCCTCAGTTAGGTGGAACTTATGAAGTGTTGCATCATACCCAATTTATAAATGAACTTATAACTTTAGGGCGCTTAAAGGTTGAACGCGAAAACACCTTTAAAGGTAAGCGCATCACATTTCACGATCCTTGCTACTTAGGTCGTGCTAATGATGTGTATGAAGCGCCAAGAGCCCTGCTACAAACTTTAGGTGTAGAATTGGTAGAAATGAAACGCCACCGTAAAACGGCATTATGTTGTGGAGCAGGAGGAGCACAAATGTTTAAAGAACCTGAAAAAGGCGATAAAGATATTAACGTTTTAAGAACTGAAGATGCTCTTGAAACCAACCCTAATATTATTGCTACCGGTTGTCCGTATTGTAATACTATGATGACCGACGGTGTTAAAGTAAAGGAAAAAGAAGCCGAGATATCGGTATTAGATGTGGCAGAATTAATTGCCAATGCACAAGGAGAATAA
- a CDS encoding N-acetylmuramoyl-L-alanine amidase family protein has protein sequence MKTNSLLLFVSFILVLTFSAFTTSDKDGERGKFVVVLDAGHGGHDPGNMGNGYKEKDIALKIVLEVGRMIEKNPDIKVVYTRKSDVFVDLFVRGQIANKANADLFVSVHCNAHHSSAHGTETFVLGTHRNQTNFEVAKKENSVIFLESDYEKKYAGFDPNSPESVMSILFSQEEYLDQSIQLASLIQKKFTNRLKRNNRGVKQAGFIVLHQTVMPSVLIETGFLTYKEEGGYLNSSKGQREMSTAVADAILEYKHILDGNIGEYAFIEESATNEEEETPTQVVAEDIHDDITFKIQIAASSKALEPKPYNFKGLDEISRVKEGSLYKYFYASTSDYNQIKQKEEVAKQKGYKSSFIVAFKDGKKISLAEALKTTAN, from the coding sequence ATGAAAACGAACAGCCTATTACTTTTCGTATCTTTTATATTAGTATTAACATTTTCCGCTTTTACAACATCTGATAAGGATGGTGAACGGGGGAAGTTTGTTGTGGTATTAGATGCAGGACATGGTGGTCACGATCCTGGTAATATGGGGAATGGATACAAGGAAAAGGATATTGCATTAAAAATTGTTCTGGAAGTCGGGAGGATGATTGAAAAAAATCCGGACATTAAAGTGGTGTATACACGTAAGTCTGATGTGTTTGTAGACTTGTTTGTTCGAGGGCAAATAGCCAATAAAGCCAATGCAGATTTGTTTGTGTCGGTGCATTGTAATGCGCATCATTCGTCGGCGCACGGAACGGAAACATTTGTTTTAGGAACCCATAGAAATCAAACCAATTTTGAAGTGGCTAAAAAGGAGAACTCGGTAATCTTCTTAGAGAGTGATTACGAGAAGAAATATGCTGGTTTCGATCCTAATTCACCGGAATCTGTTATGAGTATTTTGTTTAGTCAGGAGGAATATTTAGATCAGAGTATTCAGTTGGCCAGTTTAATTCAGAAGAAATTCACAAATAGATTAAAAAGAAATAACCGAGGTGTAAAGCAAGCAGGATTTATTGTTTTGCATCAAACGGTAATGCCAAGTGTGCTTATTGAAACAGGGTTTTTAACCTATAAGGAAGAAGGAGGTTATTTAAATTCTTCCAAAGGTCAGCGAGAAATGTCTACAGCAGTTGCCGATGCTATTTTAGAATACAAGCATATTCTTGACGGTAATATAGGTGAATATGCCTTTATTGAAGAATCAGCAACTAATGAAGAAGAGGAAACCCCAACTCAGGTTGTGGCAGAGGATATTCATGACGATATCACATTTAAAATACAAATCGCAGCAAGTTCTAAAGCATTAGAACCAAAACCTTATAACTTTAAAGGTCTCGATGAAATTTCAAGAGTTAAGGAAGGGAGTCTGTATAAATATTTTTACGCCAGCACGTCTGATTATAATCAAATAAAGCAAAAAGAAGAAGTAGCAAAGCAAAAGGGGTATAAGTCCAGTTTTATTGTTGCTTTTAAAGATGGTAAAAAAATAAGCCTTGCCGAGGCGTTAAAAACAACTGCTAATTAA
- a CDS encoding DUF3570 domain-containing protein yields the protein MKKILVIAVFCFAVNAFAQDSTAVYKKRVLESTEVDFLTSYYTQDGNNASVTGGIGTEKLTDFTPTIVVSVPLNADDVLTVDAGISAYSSASSSNLNPFDSSSGASAGGGDDLEDDDVFNTNGPIGSPWVASSGASQSDVWGSVTVDYSHSSDDRNTILNVDASFASEFDYSSIGFGGGITKLFNDKNTTLNVSGKVYLDSWRPRYPTELDSYYEVNGNLNNGFFQNVPIYDQLGNEINKNGVGAWKPVMSPFIEDKSRNSYSVSVSFSQILSRNMQFSLFFDLVQQKGWLSNPMQRVYFGDVDNFYMGNPSSIPNYTSPTNKDVFQLADDIERLPDSRFKIPVGMRLNYYLNEMFVLRTYYRYYSDDWGITSHTAEVEVPIKISSKFTLYPSYRYYTQTAADYFAPYEMNLSTSEFYTSDYDLSEFNANQYGFGVNYTDIFAKAHIWKFGLKSIDLKYNNYKRNTGLKANIVSAGFKFIMD from the coding sequence ATGAAAAAGATATTAGTTATAGCCGTATTTTGTTTTGCAGTAAATGCTTTTGCTCAAGACTCCACAGCGGTTTATAAAAAGCGTGTTTTAGAATCGACCGAAGTTGATTTTTTAACGAGTTATTATACTCAGGATGGAAACAATGCCTCGGTTACCGGTGGTATTGGAACGGAGAAATTAACCGATTTTACACCAACTATTGTGGTAAGTGTGCCTTTAAACGCAGACGATGTTTTAACTGTTGATGCCGGTATTTCGGCGTATTCTTCAGCGTCATCGAGTAATTTGAATCCTTTTGACAGTAGTTCGGGGGCTTCAGCAGGAGGAGGAGATGATCTTGAAGATGATGATGTTTTCAATACAAATGGGCCTATTGGTTCTCCTTGGGTGGCCTCGTCAGGAGCTTCACAAAGTGATGTGTGGGGGAGTGTAACGGTAGATTATAGCCATAGTTCGGATGATAGAAATACTATTTTAAACGTAGACGCTTCCTTTGCATCAGAGTTCGATTATTCTTCTATTGGTTTTGGAGGTGGCATTACTAAATTATTTAATGATAAAAATACAACCCTAAACGTTAGTGGGAAGGTGTATTTAGATTCCTGGAGACCACGATATCCAACAGAGTTAGATTCTTACTATGAGGTTAATGGAAATTTAAACAATGGTTTTTTTCAAAATGTACCTATATATGATCAGCTAGGAAACGAAATAAACAAAAATGGAGTTGGTGCTTGGAAACCAGTTATGTCACCGTTTATTGAAGATAAATCAAGAAATTCATATTCGGTTTCGGTAAGTTTTTCTCAAATATTGAGTAGAAATATGCAATTCTCATTGTTTTTTGATTTGGTACAGCAAAAAGGCTGGTTATCAAACCCGATGCAACGGGTCTATTTCGGTGATGTCGATAATTTCTATATGGGAAATCCGTCAAGTATTCCAAACTATACTTCTCCAACGAATAAAGATGTCTTTCAGTTAGCTGATGATATTGAACGTCTTCCGGATAGCCGATTTAAAATTCCGGTAGGCATGCGTCTTAATTATTATTTAAATGAGATGTTTGTGTTGCGTACCTATTACCGATATTATTCAGATGATTGGGGCATTACCTCGCATACAGCCGAAGTAGAAGTGCCGATTAAGATTTCAAGTAAATTCACTTTGTATCCATCATATCGATATTATACACAAACAGCTGCCGATTATTTTGCGCCTTATGAAATGAATTTGTCAACGAGCGAGTTTTATACTTCCGATTATGATTTATCGGAGTTTAATGCCAACCAATATGGTTTTGGGGTAAACTATACCGATATTTTTGCAAAAGCACATATTTGGAAGTTTGGTTTAAAGAGTATCGATTTAAAATACAATAATTATAAACGAAATACGGGATTGAAAGCTAATATTGTCTCGGCAGGGTTTAAATTTATTATGGATTAG
- a CDS encoding DUF4266 domain-containing protein — protein MKFLLILVVMGVTFTSCTVVKEYEKVNLNDPDMVLSKKLSDRFITNFQVYREAASGANGGKSGGGCGCN, from the coding sequence ATGAAATTCCTATTAATACTCGTTGTTATGGGCGTGACGTTTACCTCGTGTACGGTGGTGAAGGAATACGAAAAGGTGAATTTAAACGATCCCGATATGGTTTTGTCAAAAAAGCTGTCAGATCGTTTTATAACAAATTTTCAGGTCTATCGTGAGGCAGCTTCGGGTGCTAACGGGGGAAAGTCTGGAGGAGGATGTGGTTGTAACTAA
- a CDS encoding glycoside hydrolase family 3 N-terminal domain-containing protein: MRQIFFIINTLFITATIFAQNAINPLLTPDGHAQQRWVDSIYDSMSLKEKIGQLYMVQVMSNQDQATKNKIVDLIKEYQIGGVIYSLGGPVRQAKLDNELQALSKVPMLVGMDAEWGLSMRLDSTYAFPWNMTLGAIKDNKLVEQTGRQIGEHCKRLGVHFNFAPVVDINTNPKNPIIGNRSFGEDRDNVTEKALAFMKGMQSAGVLANAKHFPGHGDTDQDSHKTLPTVSFDEKRIDSIELYPYKKLIKEGLSSVMVAHLNVPSLEPREGYPSSLSKHIVTDILKEKLQFQGLTFTDALTMKGAANFSETGDIDLAAFKAGNDVMLMSEDVGIGVAKITEAYYAGEISEERLAYSVKKILKAKYKVGLNKYKPIEVKHLVQDLNRLKDDILYEELLENAITIVQNERDLLPFQQLETKTIAYVGLGDDDGTPFFNELKKYTKVHHIEAPTLNGLTAKLQDYNTVIIGFHRSNANPWKSYEFTEDELNWIDSIAKSHTVVLDAFVKPYALSSLKSVTNIESIIVSYQNSEIAQQKSAQLIFGAIDAVGVLPVSIGQTFPLGHGIHRHAIKRLGYTVPERVGVDSEKLNKIDSIAFKAINGKMTPGIQLLVARKGKVIYSKNFGKHTYEGKEKVAWDDIYDVASLTKILATLPLVMEMEEEGIISLDSELGELLPEYKGSNKEHVTIKQMLSHYARLRPWEPFYYKTLDAETGRPSDTYYRTERSKEFDVEVAKNMYLRSDYPDSIQKIIRESELLPKLKYRYSDFPYYILKKFIETYYDRTLEQLVQSHFYEPLGANYTLYNPYHKISNKKIVPTEVDNYYRYREVHGYVHDMGAAMQNGIGGHAGIFSNANDVAKIMQMYLQKGYYGGKQFLMSETVDRFNTSYYSSKDNRRGVGFDKPQLSGDGPTCGCVSLSSFGHSGFTGTYAWADPEKEIVYVFLANRTYPNADHNLLLKENIRTDIQSLIYKAIID, translated from the coding sequence ATGCGTCAAATCTTTTTTATAATTAATACCCTATTCATAACAGCCACTATTTTTGCTCAAAATGCGATTAACCCATTACTAACACCAGATGGTCATGCCCAGCAAAGATGGGTAGATAGTATATACGATAGTATGTCCTTAAAAGAAAAAATAGGGCAGTTGTATATGGTTCAGGTTATGTCTAATCAGGATCAGGCAACCAAAAATAAAATCGTCGATTTGATTAAGGAATATCAGATTGGTGGTGTTATTTATTCTTTGGGTGGTCCTGTGCGCCAAGCTAAATTAGATAACGAATTGCAAGCCTTATCGAAAGTCCCGATGTTAGTGGGTATGGATGCTGAATGGGGATTAAGCATGCGCTTAGATTCGACCTATGCCTTTCCATGGAATATGACGCTTGGGGCAATTAAGGACAATAAATTGGTTGAACAAACCGGAAGACAAATAGGAGAGCACTGCAAACGATTAGGCGTACATTTTAACTTTGCACCGGTGGTAGATATTAATACCAATCCTAAAAATCCAATTATAGGAAATCGTTCGTTTGGTGAAGACCGTGATAATGTAACCGAAAAAGCCCTAGCTTTCATGAAAGGGATGCAAAGTGCAGGAGTTTTGGCCAATGCCAAGCATTTTCCCGGACATGGCGATACCGATCAGGATTCTCATAAAACCCTTCCTACGGTTAGTTTTGATGAAAAACGTATCGATTCAATCGAGTTGTATCCGTATAAAAAACTCATAAAAGAAGGATTGTCCAGTGTGATGGTAGCTCATTTAAATGTTCCCAGTTTAGAACCTCGAGAAGGCTATCCGTCATCGTTATCAAAACATATTGTTACCGATATTTTAAAAGAGAAATTACAGTTTCAAGGTCTGACATTCACCGATGCTTTAACAATGAAAGGTGCTGCTAATTTTAGTGAAACCGGTGATATTGATTTAGCAGCATTCAAAGCAGGAAACGATGTGATGTTAATGTCGGAAGATGTGGGCATTGGCGTGGCTAAAATTACTGAGGCGTATTATGCCGGTGAAATTTCAGAGGAACGTTTAGCTTATTCAGTAAAGAAAATTTTAAAGGCAAAATATAAAGTTGGTTTGAACAAATACAAGCCGATTGAAGTTAAGCATTTGGTTCAAGATTTAAACCGACTTAAAGATGATATCCTTTATGAAGAACTTTTAGAAAATGCCATTACCATAGTGCAAAACGAAAGAGATTTGTTGCCATTTCAACAATTGGAAACCAAGACCATTGCTTATGTTGGTTTAGGAGATGACGACGGAACACCATTTTTTAATGAATTAAAGAAATATACTAAAGTACATCATATTGAAGCACCAACTTTGAATGGATTAACGGCTAAGCTTCAGGATTACAATACCGTTATCATTGGCTTTCATCGTTCGAATGCGAATCCTTGGAAAAGCTACGAGTTTACCGAAGACGAATTAAACTGGATTGATAGCATTGCTAAATCGCATACGGTGGTATTAGATGCTTTTGTTAAGCCTTATGCCTTATCAAGTTTAAAGTCTGTTACCAATATTGAAAGCATAATTGTAAGCTATCAGAATAGTGAAATTGCTCAGCAAAAATCAGCACAATTAATTTTTGGAGCAATTGATGCAGTGGGAGTGCTACCTGTTTCTATAGGACAAACTTTTCCTCTGGGGCATGGTATTCACAGACATGCGATTAAGCGTTTAGGTTATACTGTTCCTGAGCGTGTTGGTGTAGATTCTGAGAAATTAAATAAAATAGATTCTATAGCTTTTAAAGCGATAAATGGAAAAATGACCCCTGGAATTCAGTTGTTGGTTGCCAGAAAAGGAAAAGTAATTTACAGTAAAAACTTTGGAAAACACACTTACGAAGGAAAGGAAAAAGTGGCCTGGGATGATATTTACGACGTGGCTTCGCTCACAAAAATATTAGCAACATTGCCTTTGGTTATGGAAATGGAGGAAGAAGGTATTATTTCATTAGATTCAGAATTAGGTGAATTACTTCCGGAATACAAAGGTTCAAATAAGGAACATGTTACTATAAAGCAAATGTTGTCTCATTATGCGCGATTAAGACCTTGGGAACCGTTTTATTACAAAACTTTAGATGCTGAAACCGGACGCCCAAGTGACACATATTACAGAACGGAACGCAGCAAGGAATTTGATGTTGAGGTTGCTAAAAATATGTATTTACGTTCCGATTATCCAGATTCTATTCAGAAGATTATCAGAGAATCAGAGTTACTTCCAAAGTTAAAATATCGCTATAGCGACTTTCCTTATTACATTTTAAAGAAATTTATTGAGACTTATTACGACAGAACCTTAGAACAATTAGTACAAAGTCATTTTTATGAACCGTTAGGAGCGAATTATACGTTGTACAATCCGTATCATAAAATAAGTAATAAGAAGATTGTGCCTACCGAGGTCGACAATTATTACCGCTACAGAGAGGTGCACGGATATGTTCACGATATGGGGGCAGCCATGCAAAATGGTATTGGGGGTCATGCTGGAATTTTTAGTAATGCTAACGATGTCGCTAAGATTATGCAAATGTATTTGCAGAAGGGATACTATGGAGGGAAACAATTTTTAATGTCAGAAACAGTAGATCGTTTTAATACGAGTTATTATAGTTCTAAAGATAACAGACGAGGTGTAGGTTTCGATAAACCACAGTTAAGCGGAGATGGTCCAACTTGCGGATGTGTGTCTTTGTCTAGTTTTGGTCATTCGGGGTTTACAGGAACTTACGCATGGGCAGACCCGGAAAAAGAAATAGTTTACGTATTTTTGGCAAATAGAACTTACCCTAATGCAGATCACAATCTGTTGTTAAAAGAAAATATTAGAACCGATATTCAGAGCTTAATATATAAAGCGATTATAGATTAA
- a CDS encoding FAD:protein FMN transferase, which translates to MLMFFMNTFCYAQHVYQRTLKLMGSRFDISVVANSQQEGDTYIDLAVNEISRIEKLISSWDANSQTSEIIKNAGIQPVEVDDELFQLIKRALKISDLTNGAFDISYASMDKIWKFDGSMTEMPSAEAIKQSVAKVGYKNIILNEADHSVFLKNKGMKIGFGAIGKGYAADKAKALLMNKGVTAGIINASGDLNAWGTQPDGKDWMVAIVNPLNKGKVFSWLPVHNSAVVTSGNYEKYVSFNNTLYTHIIDPRTGYPSTGILSVSIFTANAELADALATSVFVMGVDVGLDFVNQLKGVECIIVDKDNKLITSKNINLKQTQ; encoded by the coding sequence ATGCTTATGTTTTTCATGAATACATTCTGTTATGCGCAGCATGTGTATCAAAGAACACTAAAGTTAATGGGAAGTCGTTTCGATATCTCGGTGGTAGCGAATAGCCAGCAAGAGGGCGACACTTATATAGATTTAGCTGTTAATGAGATTTCCAGAATTGAAAAGCTTATTTCTTCATGGGATGCCAATTCTCAAACTTCAGAAATTATTAAAAACGCCGGAATTCAACCGGTTGAAGTTGATGATGAATTGTTTCAACTTATAAAACGTGCTCTTAAAATTTCAGATTTAACTAATGGGGCTTTCGATATTAGTTATGCATCCATGGATAAAATCTGGAAGTTCGATGGGAGCATGACAGAGATGCCTTCCGCGGAAGCGATAAAACAATCGGTAGCTAAAGTAGGGTATAAAAATATTATTTTGAACGAGGCTGATCATTCTGTGTTTTTAAAAAATAAAGGAATGAAAATTGGCTTTGGAGCCATTGGTAAAGGTTATGCAGCAGATAAAGCCAAAGCGCTTCTAATGAATAAAGGCGTTACGGCAGGAATTATTAATGCTTCCGGCGATTTGAATGCCTGGGGAACACAACCGGATGGTAAAGACTGGATGGTCGCGATTGTTAATCCTTTGAATAAAGGTAAAGTGTTTTCCTGGTTACCAGTACATAATAGTGCCGTGGTGACTTCAGGAAATTATGAAAAGTATGTAAGCTTCAATAACACGTTGTATACCCATATTATAGATCCCAGAACAGGATATCCGAGTACGGGGATTTTGAGTGTAAGTATCTTTACCGCGAACGCCGAATTAGCAGATGCCTTGGCGACTTCGGTTTTTGTTATGGGTGTTGATGTAGGACTTGATTTTGTGAATCAACTAAAAGGAGTGGAGTGTATTATTGTCGATAAGGATAATAAACTCATAACCTCAAAAAATATTAATTTAAAGCAAACCCAATAA
- a CDS encoding MlaD family protein → MKISREVKTGLLVVLGIVLFVFGYNYLKGRNLLEAEDLYYTDFDYNALTKSSIVTVKGNTVGKVQDISYDYETGKTHIAFTVNPNLRFSKNSTIRMYETGLMGGNGLAILVSEEGEQAKPGDKLKSEVEMGLVTSLSKNFSGLSMDLNSALESADSLIVSLNKVVNDQSEQGLRHTVAQLNETLKAFEATSLHINGYLVDNKQTIEATLSNFKSSSEDLSVMMADLKEADMGATIASLNKTLESLQSVLASVDQGEGTLGKLLKDEGLYNNIEGATKEMEELLRDIKLHPKRYFRILSKKEIPYTNEETN, encoded by the coding sequence TTGAAAATATCAAGAGAAGTTAAAACAGGCTTATTAGTAGTATTAGGAATTGTTCTTTTTGTTTTTGGTTACAACTACCTAAAAGGACGAAATTTACTGGAAGCAGAAGATCTTTATTATACAGATTTCGATTATAACGCATTAACCAAATCTTCAATAGTAACGGTGAAAGGAAATACTGTTGGGAAAGTTCAGGATATCTCTTACGATTACGAAACCGGAAAAACCCATATAGCTTTTACTGTTAACCCGAATTTAAGATTTTCAAAGAATTCAACAATTCGAATGTATGAAACTGGCTTAATGGGCGGCAACGGATTAGCTATTTTAGTTAGCGAAGAAGGCGAGCAGGCAAAACCAGGTGATAAATTAAAGTCTGAAGTTGAAATGGGACTGGTAACCAGTTTGTCGAAAAACTTTTCTGGTTTGAGTATGGATTTGAATTCAGCATTGGAATCTGCCGATTCTTTAATTGTTAGTTTGAATAAGGTGGTTAACGACCAGTCTGAACAAGGTTTAAGACATACCGTTGCACAGCTGAATGAAACTTTAAAAGCTTTCGAAGCAACCTCGTTACATATTAATGGGTATTTAGTAGATAATAAACAAACCATCGAAGCTACTTTAAGTAATTTTAAATCGTCTAGTGAAGATTTATCTGTGATGATGGCCGATTTGAAAGAGGCTGATATGGGGGCAACCATAGCGTCGTTAAATAAAACTTTAGAGAGTCTTCAAAGTGTATTGGCTTCTGTAGATCAGGGGGAAGGAACGCTTGGAAAATTGCTGAAAGACGAAGGTTTATACAATAACATAGAAGGAGCAACCAAAGAAATGGAAGAGTTGCTTAGAGATATTAAACTACACCCAAAACGTTATTTCAGAATTTTATCGAAAAAGGAAATTCCGTATACCAACGAAGAAACTAACTAA
- a CDS encoding ABC transporter ATPase: MLVDFNTLPEESRVWIYQANRSFTDEEVSEIEEKLNVFLENWTAHGSDLNAGYLIKYKRFIIIGLNQNLNKATGCSIDASVRFIQELEQDYKVDLMDKMNVSYKQGEYIAYKSLTDFKQMAKDKAVSKNTIVFNNLVANIADFNENWEVPASESWHSRFLK; this comes from the coding sequence ATGCTAGTAGATTTTAATACATTACCAGAAGAATCCCGAGTTTGGATATATCAGGCTAATCGTTCGTTTACCGACGAGGAGGTTTCAGAAATAGAAGAAAAATTAAATGTATTCTTAGAGAACTGGACTGCTCATGGCAGTGATTTAAATGCCGGCTATCTTATAAAATACAAACGCTTTATCATTATAGGTTTAAATCAGAATTTAAATAAAGCGACTGGCTGCTCAATTGATGCATCGGTTCGTTTTATTCAGGAGTTAGAACAAGATTATAAAGTCGATTTGATGGATAAGATGAACGTGTCCTATAAGCAAGGTGAATATATTGCTTATAAATCGCTTACCGATTTTAAACAGATGGCTAAAGATAAAGCGGTGTCTAAAAATACCATAGTTTTCAATAATCTGGTAGCAAATATTGCCGATTTTAATGAAAACTGGGAAGTGCCTGCAAGCGAAAGCTGGCATAGCCGTTTTTTAAAATAA
- a CDS encoding thioredoxin family protein, with the protein MKKVFIASVFFIAFGFSGFAQDWFTNFDKAKQEASQSHHNIILVFQGSDWCTPCIKLDKEIWSTAEFQELAKDHFVMMQADFPRKKANKLPEDIAEQNGMLAEKYNKQGYFPFVVVLNPEGKVLGNAGYEKMSPTEYYKKLASFEK; encoded by the coding sequence ATGAAAAAAGTATTTATAGCAAGTGTTTTTTTTATAGCATTTGGTTTTAGTGGTTTTGCTCAAGATTGGTTTACTAATTTTGATAAGGCCAAACAAGAAGCATCTCAATCACATCACAATATTATATTGGTTTTTCAGGGCTCCGATTGGTGTACACCTTGTATTAAACTGGATAAGGAAATCTGGAGTACCGCAGAATTTCAGGAATTAGCCAAAGACCATTTTGTGATGATGCAGGCCGATTTTCCAAGGAAAAAAGCCAATAAATTACCCGAAGATATAGCGGAACAAAATGGCATGCTTGCTGAAAAATACAATAAGCAAGGGTATTTCCCTTTTGTAGTCGTGTTAAACCCAGAAGGAAAAGTTTTGGGTAATGCAGGTTACGAAAAAATGTCTCCAACTGAGTATTACAAAAAATTAGCGTCTTTTGAAAAGTAA
- a CDS encoding (Fe-S)-binding protein, with amino-acid sequence MEYLPNVLFAIILAAGIGYFAKNVKKLIRNIKLGRDVDVSDSKSERFKNMAMIALGQSKMVRRPVAGILHIIVYLGFIIINIEVLEIIIDGLFGTHRIFSGIGATYGFLIGAFEVLALLVFISVTVFWIRRNIIKLKRFWKAEMTSWPKNDGNFILYFEMVLMTLFLVMNATDVHFQAMNSGNVISQFIAPWFGGLSEGALHVIERGAWWLHIVGILVFLNYLYFSKHLHILLAFPNTYYGKLAPKGQLNNLESVTNEVKMMMDPNVDPFAAPAEGAEAAMPEKFGASDVQDLSWVQLLNAYTCTECGRCTSECPANLTGKKLSPRKIMMDTRDRLEEVGKNIDTNNGEFKDDGKQLLGDYISTEELWACTTCNACVEACPVSIDPLSIILEMRRYLVMEQSAAPTELNNMMTNIENNGAPWPYSQMDRLNWKDE; translated from the coding sequence ATGGAATACTTGCCAAATGTACTTTTTGCTATCATATTAGCTGCGGGTATTGGCTATTTTGCTAAAAATGTAAAGAAGCTAATACGTAATATAAAATTAGGACGCGATGTCGACGTAAGCGATAGTAAGTCTGAACGTTTTAAAAACATGGCCATGATTGCCTTGGGGCAAAGTAAAATGGTACGCAGGCCGGTAGCGGGTATTTTGCATATTATTGTGTATTTGGGCTTCATTATCATCAATATTGAAGTTTTAGAGATTATCATTGATGGGTTATTTGGAACGCATCGTATATTTTCAGGAATCGGAGCCACTTACGGATTTTTAATCGGTGCTTTTGAGGTTTTAGCATTATTAGTATTCATATCGGTAACGGTATTCTGGATTCGTAGAAATATTATTAAACTGAAACGTTTCTGGAAAGCCGAAATGACCAGTTGGCCTAAAAACGATGGTAATTTCATTTTGTATTTCGAAATGGTATTAATGACCTTGTTTTTGGTTATGAATGCTACCGATGTGCATTTTCAGGCTATGAACTCAGGAAATGTCATCAGTCAGTTTATAGCTCCTTGGTTTGGCGGATTATCCGAAGGCGCGCTTCATGTTATAGAACGTGGTGCTTGGTGGCTTCACATTGTTGGGATTTTAGTTTTCCTAAACTACTTATACTTTTCAAAGCATTTACATATTCTTCTGGCGTTCCCAAATACGTATTACGGTAAGTTAGCGCCAAAAGGGCAATTGAATAATTTGGAATCTGTTACCAATGAAGTGAAAATGATGATGGATCCGAATGTCGATCCGTTTGCAGCACCTGCAGAAGGAGCTGAAGCGGCGATGCCGGAGAAATTCGGAGCCAGTGATGTTCAGGATTTAAGTTGGGTACAGTTATTAAATGCCTATACCTGTACCGAGTGTGGTCGATGTACAAGCGAGTGTCCCGCAAACCTAACAGGAAAGAAATTATCGCCACGCAAAATCATGATGGATACCCGCGACCGTTTAGAGGAAGTAGGAAAAAATATTGATACCAATAATGGTGAATTTAAAGATGACGGCAAGCAATTATTAGGTGATTATATTTCAACCGAAGAATTGTGGGCGTGTACAACATGTAATGCCTGTGTTGAAGCCTGTCCGGTAAGCATCGATCCGTTGTCAATAATTTTAGAAATGCGTCGTTATTTAGTAATGGAGCAAAGTGCTGCACCAACCGAGTTAAACAACATGATGACCAATATAGAAAATAATGGTGCACCATGGCCATATAGCCAAATGGACCGTTTAAATTGGAAAGACGAATAG